From the Maioricimonas rarisocia genome, one window contains:
- a CDS encoding glycosyltransferase family 2 protein: MDIFLQSVFWASLLAIVTTYFGYPLVLVLARPLRRRHVIDESLPPSVTLVISAYNEAGVIREKIENALSLDYPRDQMEVMVISDESDDGTDEIVTEYADQGVRLFRQVPRRGKSMGLTRFVPEITSDVIVFSDANSIYKEDAIRKLVRHFADPKVGFTVGHQRYYDDQTQTTESESLYWRYETFLKTEECQLTSVVCGDGAIYAIRSELFEPLREDDINDFYLPLRIVVRGYRGIFDPEAVCYEQTADDFQGEFRRKIRIVNRSLTAVLRVPQALNPLRVGVFAPQLFIHKVIRWFVPFFLVATLITNAILARSSSMYQLLLMAQLSFYGLALLHLIPGLSRLKLTYVPYYFCLINYAAFRGVIGSLTGRRIAVWQPERPPEQEAAAIVSPQPVATTVKDSSP, from the coding sequence ATGGACATCTTTCTTCAGTCTGTTTTCTGGGCGTCGCTACTCGCGATCGTGACGACGTACTTCGGATATCCGCTGGTACTCGTACTGGCCCGTCCGTTGCGTCGACGGCACGTGATCGACGAGTCGCTGCCCCCGTCGGTCACGCTGGTCATCAGCGCGTACAACGAAGCGGGAGTGATCCGCGAGAAAATCGAGAACGCCCTGTCGCTCGACTATCCCCGCGACCAGATGGAGGTGATGGTTATCTCGGATGAATCGGACGACGGCACCGACGAGATCGTCACCGAGTACGCCGACCAAGGTGTGCGACTGTTCCGCCAGGTGCCGCGACGCGGCAAGTCAATGGGCCTGACCCGATTCGTTCCCGAGATCACCAGCGACGTCATCGTCTTCAGCGATGCGAACTCGATCTACAAGGAAGACGCCATTCGCAAACTGGTCCGCCACTTCGCCGACCCCAAAGTCGGCTTCACGGTGGGACACCAGAGGTACTACGACGATCAGACGCAGACGACCGAGTCGGAATCGCTGTACTGGCGATACGAGACATTCCTCAAGACCGAAGAGTGCCAACTGACATCGGTGGTGTGTGGCGACGGAGCGATCTATGCCATCCGCTCGGAACTGTTCGAGCCACTGCGGGAAGACGACATCAACGATTTCTACCTTCCCCTGCGAATCGTCGTACGGGGTTATCGGGGAATCTTCGACCCGGAGGCCGTCTGCTACGAACAGACGGCCGACGACTTCCAGGGAGAATTTCGACGCAAGATCCGGATCGTCAACCGCAGCCTGACTGCCGTCCTCCGCGTGCCGCAAGCCCTGAACCCGTTGCGCGTGGGGGTATTCGCACCGCAGTTGTTCATCCACAAGGTGATCCGCTGGTTCGTTCCGTTCTTCCTGGTCGCCACCCTGATCACCAATGCGATCCTGGCTCGCAGCAGCAGCATGTACCAGTTGCTCCTCATGGCCCAACTGAGCTTCTACGGACTGGCCCTCCTGCACCTGATCCCGGGACTGAGTCGCCTGAAGCTGACCTATGTGCCTTACTATTTCTGCCTGATCAACTACGCGGCTTTCCGTGGTGTCATCGGCAGCCTGACCGGACGGCGGATTGCCGTGTGGCAGCCGGAACGGCCCCCGGAACAGGAAGCAGCCGCAATCGTCTCTCCGCAACCTGTCGCGACGACAGTCAAGGATTCATCGCCCTGA
- a CDS encoding glycosyltransferase translates to MKNGPLFISWAPYCSRSDGIARRLGGESHMVYSSGWGSNIFTVAFKYLSQTIKTLWLLFRKRPDVVFVMAPPVIACIPVWLYCALCGKSFVIDAHTGAFLHPRWTRLQWIQRFFSRRARTTIVTNTFLQDRVHSWGAHATIITDVPVYFAEPAPVELVGECNMTLVSSFCDDEPLEEFLAAAGSCPDVQFHVTGNTQKLSRQVLDSAPTNVRFTGFLSDSEYVGLVQASDAVIALTNRDHTMQRAGYEAIYLGRPVVTSDFGCLREAFPLGTVHVPPTAEGIAGGVRQMRLECDRYRQEAEELRARKLDRWAEVADELRSLLSITNGTTCDPVASVPTPE, encoded by the coding sequence ATGAAAAACGGACCTCTGTTCATTTCGTGGGCCCCTTACTGCAGTCGCAGCGACGGCATCGCCCGGCGTCTCGGCGGCGAATCGCATATGGTCTACTCCTCCGGCTGGGGGAGCAACATTTTCACGGTCGCGTTCAAGTACCTCTCGCAGACCATCAAGACTCTCTGGCTGTTGTTCCGAAAGCGGCCGGACGTCGTGTTCGTCATGGCACCGCCGGTGATCGCGTGCATTCCGGTCTGGCTGTACTGCGCGTTGTGCGGAAAGTCGTTCGTAATCGACGCTCACACGGGAGCGTTCCTGCATCCCCGCTGGACGCGACTGCAGTGGATCCAGCGTTTTTTCTCGCGGCGGGCCCGCACGACGATCGTCACCAACACCTTCCTGCAGGATCGCGTCCACAGCTGGGGGGCCCATGCGACGATCATCACGGACGTCCCCGTCTACTTTGCAGAGCCTGCCCCGGTGGAACTTGTTGGCGAATGCAACATGACGCTGGTCAGCAGCTTCTGCGACGACGAGCCCCTCGAGGAGTTTCTGGCCGCGGCCGGCTCCTGCCCGGATGTCCAGTTTCACGTGACCGGCAACACGCAAAAACTCTCCCGCCAGGTGCTCGATTCGGCTCCGACCAACGTCCGGTTCACCGGTTTTCTCAGCGATTCCGAGTACGTCGGACTGGTACAGGCCAGTGACGCGGTGATCGCACTAACGAATCGGGACCACACGATGCAACGGGCCGGTTACGAGGCCATTTACCTCGGACGTCCGGTCGTAACGTCGGACTTTGGTTGTCTGCGGGAGGCCTTTCCCCTCGGCACCGTGCACGTCCCACCGACAGCGGAAGGAATTGCCGGGGGCGTCCGGCAGATGCGCCTGGAATGCGATCGGTACCGGCAGGAGGCAGAGGAACTTCGGGCCCGTAAGCTGGACCGGTGGGCGGAAGTGGCCGACGAGTTACGGTCGCTGCTGTCGATCACGAACGGAACAACTTGCGACCCGGTCGCCAGCGTTCCGACGCCCGAGTAA
- a CDS encoding sulfotransferase family 2 domain-containing protein, with amino-acid sequence MIISDTYKYVFIEIPNTGCTSVRRMLRDRYDGRPVLHKHATYAELIRSGLCRRKEYFVFATVRNPLDVSVTQFEKMRSNHKGRYTDPKRIGTHSVPYRVKRLFDMVQTDGAGFSRFLRKLHPQTYNNFYLLLHEEMDYVMRFEKLEAEVAHVLTQIGIENFEGLPHTNRTSNKAPFESYYDTEGIRHASRVYGPYMNRWGYTFPESWGDIHIPRSSNLRFRTVDSLATLAARRLGLAPNTHGPVIGAVRNTLRRVWG; translated from the coding sequence ATGATCATCAGCGACACGTACAAGTATGTCTTCATTGAGATCCCCAACACCGGCTGCACTTCGGTGAGGCGCATGTTGCGGGACCGATATGACGGTCGTCCTGTCCTCCACAAGCATGCCACCTATGCGGAGCTGATTCGTTCGGGCCTGTGTCGCCGCAAGGAGTATTTCGTTTTCGCCACGGTCCGCAACCCCCTCGACGTATCCGTGACGCAGTTCGAGAAGATGCGCAGCAATCACAAGGGGCGCTACACCGACCCCAAGCGGATTGGCACGCACAGCGTCCCCTACCGCGTCAAACGACTGTTCGACATGGTCCAGACGGATGGAGCCGGGTTCAGCAGGTTTCTCAGGAAGCTCCACCCGCAGACTTACAACAACTTCTATCTTCTGCTTCACGAAGAAATGGACTACGTGATGCGGTTCGAGAAGCTCGAAGCAGAGGTCGCTCACGTTCTCACCCAGATCGGCATCGAGAACTTCGAAGGGCTGCCTCACACGAACCGAACCTCCAACAAGGCTCCTTTCGAGTCGTACTATGACACCGAGGGAATCCGGCACGCCAGCCGCGTTTACGGCCCGTACATGAATCGCTGGGGTTACACGTTTCCTGAATCGTGGGGCGATATCCACATTCCCCGTTCCAGCAACCTGAGGTTTCGGACGGTCGATTCGCTCGCCACACTGGCCGCACGACGACTCGGATTGGCCCCCAATACCCATGGCCCCGTCATCGGGGCGGTGCGAAACACATTGCGTCGCGTCTGGGGTTGA
- a CDS encoding sulfotransferase family protein: MTTTATKPTATHPDVSDFEVRHRSTTPVHVLGHARSGTSVFVRLLRKYLHVAFGTESQFIFRFQQRLAEYGDLHQETNRRRLVEDICRERWFERTHRRLGFETTPDAILADVSDFTYAGVLDATFRQLAGYLEMQRWGDKTPEYINHLPDLYALFPDARYIHVARDGRDVALSAFEQPFGMKNIYCAAVDWTDAMQKVQAFRRRCPESQFFEVRYEDFLTDPVPVFEQLIAFLDIDDTDGSLRQFIADNIDGDLKRGNFEKWRTRLSPAEIRRFDRIAHDHLVHFGYESTANASVVPGGLPAVWWNLDNKARKLLRADYWNDNLYKLRLRLTRSSHRK; encoded by the coding sequence ATGACGACGACTGCCACCAAGCCGACTGCCACCCACCCCGACGTGTCCGACTTTGAGGTCCGACACCGCAGCACGACTCCAGTGCATGTGCTGGGCCACGCCCGGTCCGGAACGAGCGTCTTCGTTCGCCTGCTACGCAAGTACCTGCATGTGGCATTCGGTACTGAAAGTCAGTTTATTTTCCGTTTCCAGCAACGACTGGCCGAATACGGCGATCTGCATCAGGAAACGAATCGCCGTCGCCTGGTCGAAGACATCTGCCGCGAACGATGGTTCGAACGGACGCACCGTCGGCTCGGCTTCGAGACAACGCCGGATGCCATCCTGGCTGACGTCAGTGACTTCACGTATGCGGGTGTTCTGGACGCCACGTTCCGGCAGCTCGCGGGCTACCTCGAGATGCAGCGGTGGGGAGACAAGACGCCCGAGTACATCAACCATCTCCCGGACCTTTACGCACTCTTCCCCGACGCCCGGTACATTCATGTTGCGCGCGACGGCCGCGACGTTGCCCTTTCGGCATTCGAGCAGCCTTTCGGCATGAAGAACATTTACTGTGCGGCGGTCGACTGGACCGATGCGATGCAGAAGGTTCAGGCATTTCGTCGACGCTGCCCGGAGTCGCAGTTTTTCGAGGTCCGTTACGAGGATTTTCTGACCGACCCGGTCCCGGTCTTCGAGCAGCTGATCGCTTTTCTGGACATTGACGATACCGACGGTTCGCTGCGTCAGTTCATTGCAGACAATATTGATGGCGACCTGAAGCGGGGCAACTTCGAAAAATGGCGGACCAGGCTCTCGCCTGCGGAGATTCGGCGATTCGACCGGATCGCACACGATCACCTCGTGCATTTCGGATATGAAAGCACGGCGAACGCCTCGGTGGTGCCGGGCGGACTTCCTGCCGTGTGGTGGAACCTGGACAACAAGGCGCGAAAACTTCTGCGGGCCGACTACTGGAACGACAATCTGTACAAGTTACGTCTGCGGCTGACGCGAAGCTCTCATCGCAAATAG
- a CDS encoding glycosyltransferase, with protein MLSGPFPTETQPGYGVFVKERMRAVANLPGYEVQIVSPVPYFPRIPAFKRWSQWAEFPRHEVVDGLTVTRPRFFHPPKIGGYFHPRLAWGPLRRAVEQIRRTFDFDLIDAHWVYPAGVMGTMLGRQFGKPVVMTGRGEDMRCFPKNQLMGPQIRKALARGTRFIAVSGEIAGLMEENGAPSDRIRVIPNGVDCGKFRPGDPKQCRTELGLPQDVPIVVSVGDLLEAKGFHLLIEAAANLTCNGQPVHVVLVGGPGRFGRDYTREIRSLVEACGMQDRVHLAGRQPHDELWKWYSAADLFALLSSREGSPNVLMEALACGTPAIGTPVGGIAEVLADDRLGEVICERSVAAAADGLRAAFAAPRNRQQIRSILENRDWQQTALAVKSVLDDAIDSFPSECRTS; from the coding sequence GTGCTGTCCGGTCCCTTTCCCACCGAGACGCAACCCGGCTATGGCGTCTTCGTGAAGGAACGGATGCGTGCGGTCGCGAATCTGCCGGGTTACGAGGTGCAGATTGTCTCGCCGGTGCCGTACTTTCCGCGTATCCCCGCGTTCAAGCGGTGGTCACAGTGGGCAGAGTTTCCCAGACACGAAGTCGTCGACGGGCTGACGGTCACGCGTCCGCGATTCTTCCATCCCCCGAAGATCGGTGGCTACTTCCACCCGCGTCTGGCGTGGGGACCACTGCGCCGGGCGGTCGAGCAGATCCGGCGAACGTTCGACTTCGATCTGATTGACGCTCACTGGGTCTACCCTGCGGGCGTCATGGGAACCATGCTCGGCCGCCAGTTCGGCAAACCGGTCGTGATGACCGGCCGCGGCGAAGACATGAGGTGCTTCCCCAAAAACCAGCTGATGGGTCCGCAGATCCGGAAGGCCCTGGCCCGCGGCACCCGATTCATCGCCGTCAGCGGAGAAATCGCCGGCCTGATGGAGGAGAACGGTGCTCCGTCCGACCGCATCCGCGTCATCCCGAACGGCGTCGACTGCGGGAAGTTTCGTCCGGGAGATCCGAAACAGTGCCGAACCGAACTGGGGCTGCCGCAGGACGTGCCGATCGTCGTGTCGGTCGGAGACCTGCTGGAAGCCAAAGGGTTTCACCTGCTGATCGAGGCGGCAGCCAACCTGACATGTAACGGCCAGCCGGTGCACGTCGTGCTCGTGGGAGGGCCCGGTCGTTTCGGGCGTGACTACACTCGTGAGATCCGCTCGCTCGTCGAAGCCTGCGGGATGCAGGACCGTGTTCACCTTGCAGGACGGCAACCGCACGACGAGTTGTGGAAATGGTACTCCGCCGCCGACCTGTTCGCCCTGCTCTCCTCGCGGGAAGGTTCGCCGAACGTGCTGATGGAAGCACTGGCCTGCGGCACGCCGGCGATCGGCACGCCGGTGGGTGGAATTGCTGAAGTGCTGGCCGACGACCGCCTCGGCGAAGTGATCTGCGAGCGGAGCGTTGCCGCGGCCGCCGACGGACTTCGTGCCGCGTTCGCGGCGCCGCGTAACCGCCAACAGATTCGCAGCATCCTTGAAAATCGCGACTGGCAGCAGACCGCACTGGCCGTAAAGTCGGTGCTTGACGACGCGATCGACTCCTTCCCGTCTGAATGCCGGACGTCCTGA
- a CDS encoding alginate lyase family protein — MPSSLTTTAAKLIKMSPDEIRIRVAEKLRKVRERRMWRGGRQTANAAFDGGSLLKQAVRLVPGATAEELKRLEGADASLRNQLRNEAISRASQILNSRWRMLGHDFDLTGEIDWHRDPVQDHQWPRTFYADVPLHQKPPSPIDVKYIWELGRHQYLVELARAWRFTGESRYVERVRELILSWIDANRLYEGVHWTSGLEVAVRPISWIWALAATADWDGWNESDLSRIAASLHDHATFLEHHFSWYSSPYNHIVGEATGLYLIALLMPDLPEAARWKDKARAVLNDYGPRQFHSDGFCVEQATGYHYFSLGFLTLAVAAARKADEPLEMLETVVHRAFRTGMAFRQPDGRWPAIGDIDSARAIPVCPEDFWDFNGLCSLGATLFEDESLKPADSILGEELFWLLGCDGVATWRRLDTADPTKTTVLEEAGYAIASDGDDWMLFDAGPLAHGLFADGTPSSAHGHLDTLQVLYVANGQSLLVDAGMPWYFGDADWVRHFRGAAAHNIVEIEGVALARDAGGLAWNHAVVPSRLDAQLSDDAWICRGEVNWNEGVRWRRHVLALPGKGLWIADQIDSDAPRTVRWNWQLPAASECDRADDRLLPPGRSGMTLQMVNESGDLPLNIHTASDTSPRGWLAPGYGQRYPAGTAVAHHSGASRILTLSALAREGVSVTFSTDGRQVCISEDAAHNREVALQSPLGADAVWRIEHGDEAISLAVGATDATVLPTAARLDGVGNWPCLKSVEALSSTTGVG, encoded by the coding sequence ATGCCATCATCCTTGACCACCACCGCCGCCAAGCTGATCAAGATGTCGCCGGATGAAATCCGTATCCGCGTGGCGGAGAAGCTGCGCAAAGTCCGTGAACGGCGGATGTGGCGAGGTGGGCGTCAGACTGCGAACGCAGCGTTCGACGGTGGTTCACTGCTTAAGCAGGCGGTCCGTCTGGTCCCGGGAGCAACCGCAGAGGAACTGAAAAGACTCGAAGGGGCAGACGCTAGCCTCCGCAATCAGCTCCGAAACGAAGCCATATCCCGGGCCAGCCAGATCCTTAACAGTCGCTGGCGGATGCTCGGCCACGACTTCGATCTGACCGGCGAGATCGACTGGCATCGCGATCCCGTGCAGGACCATCAGTGGCCGCGTACGTTCTACGCCGATGTCCCGTTGCACCAGAAGCCTCCCTCGCCGATCGACGTGAAGTACATCTGGGAGCTGGGCCGGCACCAGTACCTGGTTGAGCTGGCCCGGGCCTGGCGGTTCACCGGCGAGTCGCGTTACGTCGAACGGGTCCGCGAACTCATCCTCAGCTGGATCGATGCAAACCGGTTGTACGAAGGCGTCCACTGGACCAGTGGTCTCGAAGTTGCGGTCCGCCCGATCTCCTGGATCTGGGCGCTGGCAGCGACGGCCGACTGGGACGGCTGGAACGAATCAGACCTGAGCCGCATCGCCGCAAGCCTGCACGATCACGCGACATTCCTCGAGCATCACTTCTCGTGGTACAGCAGCCCGTACAACCACATCGTTGGCGAGGCAACGGGCCTGTATCTGATCGCGCTGCTGATGCCGGACCTGCCCGAAGCGGCACGCTGGAAGGATAAGGCACGCGCCGTTCTGAACGATTACGGGCCCCGGCAGTTCCACAGCGACGGTTTCTGCGTCGAACAGGCAACTGGATACCACTACTTCTCGCTCGGCTTCCTGACGCTCGCCGTTGCTGCGGCCCGCAAAGCGGACGAACCGCTGGAAATGCTCGAGACGGTCGTGCACCGGGCGTTTCGAACGGGAATGGCATTCCGGCAACCGGACGGACGCTGGCCGGCGATCGGCGACATCGACTCGGCTCGCGCGATCCCCGTCTGCCCGGAGGACTTCTGGGACTTCAACGGACTGTGCAGCCTCGGAGCCACGCTGTTCGAGGACGAATCACTCAAGCCTGCCGATTCCATCCTCGGGGAAGAACTGTTCTGGCTGCTCGGATGCGACGGCGTTGCAACGTGGCGGCGGCTCGACACGGCAGACCCAACGAAGACAACCGTTCTCGAAGAGGCCGGTTACGCAATCGCCAGCGATGGTGACGACTGGATGCTGTTCGATGCCGGCCCACTCGCACATGGACTGTTCGCCGACGGGACGCCATCGTCGGCTCACGGGCATCTCGACACGCTGCAGGTGCTGTACGTCGCCAATGGCCAATCGCTCCTTGTCGACGCCGGCATGCCCTGGTACTTCGGCGACGCGGACTGGGTGAGGCACTTCCGCGGAGCGGCGGCTCACAACATCGTCGAGATCGAAGGGGTCGCGCTGGCCCGTGATGCCGGAGGACTGGCCTGGAATCACGCGGTCGTCCCCAGTCGCCTTGATGCCCAACTCAGCGACGACGCCTGGATCTGCCGGGGCGAAGTGAACTGGAATGAAGGCGTTCGCTGGCGGCGGCACGTGCTGGCATTGCCCGGCAAGGGTCTGTGGATTGCGGATCAGATCGACTCGGACGCACCGCGCACTGTTCGCTGGAACTGGCAACTTCCGGCAGCCTCCGAATGCGACCGGGCCGACGACCGTCTGCTGCCTCCGGGCCGATCAGGAATGACGCTGCAGATGGTCAACGAATCCGGCGACCTCCCCCTGAACATTCACACGGCCAGCGACACGTCTCCGCGGGGATGGCTGGCACCGGGCTATGGCCAGCGGTATCCGGCAGGCACTGCGGTTGCACATCATTCCGGAGCGTCCCGCATCCTCACATTGTCGGCGCTCGCCCGCGAAGGAGTGTCGGTGACTTTCAGTACAGACGGGCGGCAGGTTTGCATCAGCGAGGATGCCGCTCACAACCGTGAAGTTGCCCTGCAAAGCCCCTTGGGTGCAGACGCCGTCTGGCGGATCGAACACGGAGACGAGGCGATTTCGCTCGCTGTCGGCGCAACTGATGCGACTGTTCTGCCAACGGCCGCGCGTCTCGATGGCGTCGGCAACTGGCCTTGCCTGAAGTCGGTCGAGGCACTGTCATCGACGACTGGCGTTGGCTGA
- a CDS encoding class I SAM-dependent methyltransferase, with the protein MTEPPEARTAGRASAELADTPLQRETLVGHIRRRLYADLASPRRRYRREIVSASESADAILDIGCGYEAPDLAAIPNCDADRVGIDMVSDFRPERAPGVVFIVGNSEHLPFRNESFSLVICRSVLEHVVHPQRVFEEISRVLKPGGQFRFLTPNRWDYVSLGASVIPNSMHGRLVKAMTGRDEEDTFPTFYRANSRNTLQRLAKDSGLVVERLEMLREHPHYLQFNPLAYLAGAAFELTVQKLIPASRPWILGTLSKP; encoded by the coding sequence ATGACTGAGCCCCCTGAGGCCCGAACGGCCGGCCGGGCCTCTGCGGAACTGGCCGATACGCCGCTGCAACGGGAAACACTCGTCGGGCACATTCGCCGCAGGTTGTATGCCGACCTCGCGTCGCCCCGCCGGCGATACCGGCGGGAGATCGTGTCGGCATCCGAAAGCGCAGATGCCATCCTCGATATCGGCTGTGGGTATGAGGCTCCTGATCTTGCAGCGATTCCGAACTGCGACGCTGATCGGGTCGGGATCGACATGGTGAGTGATTTCCGTCCCGAACGGGCACCGGGAGTCGTATTCATCGTCGGCAACTCCGAGCATCTGCCATTCAGGAATGAATCCTTCTCCCTTGTCATCTGCCGGAGTGTGCTTGAGCACGTGGTTCATCCGCAGCGTGTCTTCGAGGAGATTTCGCGGGTCCTCAAGCCGGGCGGTCAGTTCCGTTTTCTGACGCCAAATCGCTGGGATTACGTATCACTCGGTGCAAGTGTGATCCCGAACTCGATGCACGGTCGCCTCGTCAAGGCGATGACCGGCCGCGACGAAGAGGATACGTTTCCCACGTTCTACAGAGCCAACAGCCGAAACACCCTGCAGCGACTCGCCAAAGACAGTGGCCTGGTAGTCGAACGTCTCGAGATGCTGCGGGAACATCCGCACTATCTGCAGTTCAATCCGCTCGCGTATCTGGCGGGAGCCGCATTCGAGCTGACCGTACAGAAGCTGATTCCCGCCTCGCGGCCGTGGATCCTGGGAACGCTTTCGAAGCCCTGA
- a CDS encoding O-antigen ligase family protein, with protein sequence MTLTLAVWLGLYALFTVLMFRRASWGIPLYLMTFYASPHFWWWGRALTSAVGDRVNLVTGLLFAVAALLQGSATNWRLTVPQKRVSQLLLIYAVNATLVHFAFAANATRSLNGMTMIWKQVIISYLFMLTLRSRRDLQILLGTIIVGSMYIGIEVVVNDRGYFSASRLEGVGAPGASESNYLAGLLLLAIPLAGSWLLVGSWKQRLLSLPALALTFEVILRCNSRGAFLAAITGGIYLLLAARGRARTVAFFAMILAGAGALLMINDADILNRFQTTFASGEERDHSADERLNFWSAALRMIGDYPLGSGAEAAFKSDLGAKYIRALFPGHKAVHQGYLDIAAGWGIQGFLLYMGTIAYCWLLVRRTTKAAKKAGDAKSAFIGVCIETALVVQMMSSMFISSLDGEWFFWLFATCTTYATVYAPARTSAPQTVWHYTPADHLTAPAAQSWSPYRTS encoded by the coding sequence ATGACACTGACACTTGCAGTCTGGTTGGGGCTTTACGCCCTGTTTACGGTTTTGATGTTCCGTCGGGCATCCTGGGGCATCCCTCTGTACCTGATGACGTTCTATGCGTCGCCACACTTCTGGTGGTGGGGGCGCGCACTGACTTCCGCGGTCGGTGATCGCGTCAACCTGGTGACGGGGCTGCTGTTTGCGGTTGCGGCGCTGTTGCAGGGTTCGGCGACCAACTGGCGGCTGACTGTGCCTCAGAAACGCGTCAGTCAGCTGCTACTGATCTACGCCGTGAACGCGACGCTCGTTCATTTCGCGTTTGCAGCAAATGCCACACGGAGTCTGAACGGAATGACCATGATCTGGAAACAGGTCATCATTTCCTATCTGTTCATGTTGACGCTCCGGTCGCGTCGCGATCTGCAGATCCTGCTGGGAACGATCATTGTCGGCTCGATGTACATCGGCATCGAGGTTGTCGTCAACGACCGGGGGTACTTTTCCGCGAGCCGTCTCGAAGGGGTCGGGGCCCCTGGCGCGTCCGAATCCAACTACCTTGCCGGCCTGTTGTTGCTTGCGATTCCGCTGGCGGGTTCGTGGTTGCTCGTGGGGAGTTGGAAGCAGCGTCTGCTGAGTCTGCCCGCACTGGCCCTGACCTTCGAGGTCATCCTCCGCTGCAACAGTCGTGGTGCGTTCCTCGCGGCAATCACAGGCGGTATCTACCTGCTTCTGGCCGCGCGGGGTCGTGCCCGAACGGTTGCCTTCTTCGCCATGATTCTCGCCGGGGCCGGCGCCCTGCTGATGATCAATGACGCGGACATTCTGAATCGATTCCAGACGACATTCGCATCGGGTGAAGAACGGGACCATTCTGCCGACGAGCGGCTGAACTTCTGGTCGGCGGCTCTGCGCATGATCGGGGACTATCCTCTGGGCAGCGGCGCTGAAGCAGCATTCAAGTCCGACCTTGGAGCAAAATACATCCGTGCTCTTTTCCCGGGACACAAAGCGGTGCACCAGGGGTATCTGGATATCGCTGCCGGCTGGGGCATACAGGGATTCCTGCTGTACATGGGAACGATCGCCTACTGCTGGCTGCTCGTGCGAAGGACGACAAAGGCCGCGAAGAAAGCCGGCGACGCGAAGTCTGCGTTTATCGGCGTTTGCATCGAAACCGCTCTCGTCGTCCAGATGATGAGTTCAATGTTCATCAGCAGTCTGGACGGAGAATGGTTTTTCTGGCTGTTCGCCACATGCACCACGTATGCGACGGTCTACGCCCCGGCACGCACCAGTGCTCCACAGACCGTTTGGCACTACACGCCGGCAGACCATTTGACGGCCCCGGCTGCCCAGTCGTGGTCTCCATACCGCACGAGCTGA
- a CDS encoding glycosyltransferase codes for MKADEDKLRVAYMVRTFNVGGLERCIARLANYLDRERFEPMVICLRKSGSAADWLERDDVPILELNQRDGNDPFALRRLAQMLREQRVDIVHSHNWGTLVETAIARSWADVPAHVHTEHGQGLHAEQKGLKKKLRTTVERWAFDRASQIVICAESVRPLIHRRNGFPKERMLFIPNGVEDPAQVPVAVPPAELRQQLGIPADAIVVGSLGRLAEVKGFATAVEAVAMLREREQNVHLVLVGDGPEEQNLRSLAGQLGIAAYVHLPGRQSQVADWLRMFDVYVNSSRSEAMSMGILEAMAAGIPILATDVGDNRLLVDGAPACGLVTPAGNASSMAAQLERFVNDSPLRASFGVAGRDRYLQHYSIATMASQHAELYLHHSSGVAPELAAAAQ; via the coding sequence GTGAAAGCTGACGAAGACAAACTCCGCGTCGCCTATATGGTCCGCACGTTCAATGTGGGCGGACTCGAGCGGTGTATTGCGCGGCTGGCGAATTACCTCGACCGTGAGCGGTTCGAGCCGATGGTGATCTGCCTGCGAAAGAGCGGCAGTGCAGCGGACTGGCTCGAACGGGACGACGTGCCGATTCTCGAGCTGAATCAGCGGGACGGCAACGACCCCTTCGCCCTGCGGCGGCTGGCGCAGATGCTACGGGAGCAGCGCGTCGACATCGTCCACTCTCACAACTGGGGAACGCTGGTCGAAACGGCGATTGCCCGCAGCTGGGCCGACGTGCCGGCACATGTGCATACGGAGCATGGGCAGGGTCTGCATGCCGAGCAGAAGGGACTGAAGAAAAAGCTGCGAACGACGGTGGAACGCTGGGCGTTCGACCGGGCCAGCCAGATCGTGATCTGTGCAGAGTCGGTCCGTCCGCTCATTCACCGGCGGAATGGTTTCCCGAAGGAGCGGATGCTGTTCATTCCCAACGGTGTCGAAGACCCGGCCCAGGTCCCCGTCGCCGTTCCCCCGGCCGAACTGCGGCAGCAACTTGGAATTCCCGCCGACGCGATCGTCGTGGGATCGCTGGGCCGGCTGGCGGAGGTCAAAGGCTTCGCGACCGCCGTCGAAGCGGTGGCGATGCTGCGCGAGCGCGAGCAGAACGTTCACCTGGTCCTCGTCGGCGACGGGCCGGAAGAGCAGAACCTTCGGTCGTTGGCCGGGCAGCTCGGCATCGCAGCGTACGTGCACCTGCCCGGTCGTCAGTCACAGGTGGCCGACTGGCTGCGGATGTTCGACGTCTATGTCAATTCCAGCCGTAGCGAGGCCATGAGTATGGGCATCCTGGAGGCAATGGCCGCGGGCATTCCAATCCTTGCAACCGATGTCGGAGACAACCGCCTGCTGGTCGACGGAGCCCCTGCCTGCGGACTGGTGACGCCGGCAGGCAACGCATCGTCAATGGCTGCGCAACTGGAACGCTTTGTCAACGACTCGCCGTTGCGTGCAAGCTTTGGCGTCGCCGGTCGCGACAGGTATCTGCAACACTATTCGATCGCGACGATGGCTTCGCAACATGCGGAGCTGTACCTGCATCATTCATCGGGCGTGGCGCCCGAACTGGCTGCCGCTGCACAATGA